DNA sequence from the Cucurbita pepo subsp. pepo cultivar mu-cu-16 unplaced genomic scaffold, ASM280686v2 Cp4.1_scaffold001436, whole genome shotgun sequence genome:
GCAAGTCTCCAAAGCCGCCTACTTTGCAGGAGGGAAATCTTGTTGAGAAGGTTGCCAATGCCAAACTTCATGAGAGAACGGGTAGGTTCATCTTGCTCCAAGCTACCAAAATGGGTAAATAAGAGAGAAATCATGTGGGGGAGAAATGAGGGAGGGAGAGAAGTTTCCAAGAGAGAAACGGGTGATATTGAATAGAGAGGAGAGATAGAGAAGAACTctcaaaaagagagagaagccGGTGGTATtaaatagagagaaagagaagttgCGTAGGGTGAGAAAAGGGTGATATAtaaagagagaggagagcaaGGAGGGTGGGATATAAGCTGTGcgtatataaataatattaatatttccaTGTCAGATTATACACCCAGTCCACTTTATATATAGTCAACTAATAGTCAAAGTGCTCCAAGACAAAGCAACTGTTTATTGTAGGGTTTAAAATGTCCGTTTGGGAACTATAGTGGGCAGACAGAAAGCAATCTTTAGAACTTGAGGACACAATTGTACAACCTGTTGAACAGATCCTCTTCGAGCAAGGTCGTGACCACAACAATCTCAAAACTATATGAATTAAAGggtgtttttcctttttctgttttgtgCCCCCCAAAAAAATGTTGCATGTATCTACGTAATATGCCCCCAACTATTTTTTGGGGGGAGAGACATTATCCAAAATATTATGCAGAAGAGGCTTCCCAATTTGGCCATCTCTCCATGTTGCTTCGTTATGTGTTTGAAAAACTCTGAATCCCAGGAGGACCTCTTCAATTCTGTAATGGAACAAATTCTGGCTTAAGGTCCATGCTTCCTTTGGCTGGCAGACTGCCATCCATGAAAAAGTCAATATTCTCCTCCATGCTTCCCTGGCTGGCCATCCTTTCAAAAAGGAGAAAGTAATCCTGGATCAGAGCTTTTCTGCGGGCTCTTTGGTGAAGGAAGAATAGAATCTTCAACAAGTTTCGCCCCTTTGAAATCTTTTTAGAATGTTGTTAGTGCTCTTGGTTGGTGTAAATGTTTCTACCGTCCTTTTACAAATTATAGAAGGATCTCCTGATGAACTGGCGGGCGTTTTGTAGTCCTCAGTTGCTTGGGTATTCCCCCTTTTTGTATGTCTCGTCGTATCAATAAAATATCTGTTtgtcgtaaaaaaaaaaaaatgatgcatGCCTCATCATGTGCAGTCCTTTTCTGTACaaactattttatatatatgtatgtatgtattacTACTACTATTATTTACGAAACTGTgcttttattgaaaaaataagtaCACAAGGACACATCGaacaaaaggagtttgaacttaACTGTAGAAAATGCCTataattcaaaagaataagtTCAAACTcgtaattacaaataaaagaCCTCAAGTAGGCATTGAAACTAANttatcaaatttcaaaactttgtcTAACTTTGCAGGTGCTTGTGGAGGTTCCTTACTTGTTAGTACAAGCAGCTACCTATGTTATTGTCACTTACCCCATGATTGGATTCTATGGCTCAGCATCCAAAGTGTTTTGGTGTTTCTACTCAATATTATGTGCACTTCTCTACTTCAACTATCTTGGGATGCTGCTTGTCTCCATCACACCAAACTTCCAAATTGCTAACATCTTGTCGTCTGCCTTCTACACTATGTTCAATCTCTTTTCTGGCTTTCTTATTCCCCATCCGGTAAGCCATGGCTCCTCCTTGATGCTCTTTATTTTGCCTCGGACACAACAAAGACTATATTATCATGTGTCTGTTTAGCATACTTAACAAGTGTTTGATACGTGTCTCACAACTAGTGTAAAACATATCCACTACGCTAATAAGTGTTCGATATGGTCCAACAAGCATCTTAGCGGGTTGGACATGatgaataaaaaggaaaaggttgaAGAAGTAACGACCGAAATGAAATGGTTAGTAAGGTTATTCATAGAGATaacatgtgagatctcacatcgattggagaggaggagtaccagcgaggacgttgggccccgaatggggtggattgtgagatcccacatcgattggagagaggaacgaaacattctttataaggatgtggaaacctctccctaggagacgcgttttaaaaactttgaatggaagcctgaaagggaaagcccaaagaggacaatatttgctagtggtgggcttgagctgttatataACGAGCATTAGTTAGGATCTAGCTTCCTTTTCTATCATCTCCATGAAAGCTCGGTTTTTTGAGCTCGGTTTTTCAGTAAATAAAAGTTTCTCTGTTTTTATGCAGCAAATCCCAAAGTGGTGGACATGGTTGTATTACATGAGCCCAACATCATGGACTTTGAATAGCTTACTAACATCACAATATGGAGATATAGACAAGACACTGATGGGGTTTCAAGAAAAGACAACAGTATCAGCTTTCTTAAGAGATTACTTTGGCTTTCACCACAGTCAACTTCCCCTTGTGGgattcattctcattctcttccctcttctttttgcttttctttttggattttgtatTGGAAATTTGAACTTCCAGAGAAGGTAAGCAAAACCAATTTCTTCCTTGCTTTCCTTTGTAGATAATAAGTTTTGGAGTTTTggggttaaattacaaatttagtcccTATAATGCACGGGACAATCTGAACCTACTTCGAGATGAAAGGAACGAACATAATCAAAGTGAGTAATTCGAGTATTATTCGGTTATTATCCCAACCCATAAAGATTTTAGTCTCTAT
Encoded proteins:
- the LOC111786320 gene encoding pleiotropic drug resistance protein 3-like, producing the protein MIGFYGSASKVFWCFYSILCALLYFNYLGMLLVSITPNFQIANILSSAFYTMFNLFSGFLIPHPQIPKWWTWLYYMSPTSWTLNSLLTSQYGDIDKTLMGFQEKTTVSAFLRDYFGFHHSQLPLVGFILILFPLLFAFLFGFCIGNLNFQRR